A stretch of Borrelia turcica IST7 DNA encodes these proteins:
- a CDS encoding tetratricopeptide repeat protein → MNLKRFLGIFLIFNLSFGNLIGSVTAIEYYQSAQEYYLVQKYYDAIDELLEAVKINPNYYEAYKFIAEIYYLLKIYSQAQFFIEKAYKMSNGDIEYKILYANILLKNNRATQAKKFYSEVLSKQKNNIDALVGLASIFEEEGLLIAAANYYLSILEYSQTNYNAFERLMNIYEKLDMNDKAQHLINKVRGNFTSFPDFHKRVSEFFISTKNLGVAEKYAQNYLMLVGTTYKDFGFVDAYRLLALVYLYQSKYEDAVDALQRAILVDKNADELYYLLGYSYLKLGEVNKAILNLEKAKGMKKDLEFYAIALEESFFVSNFRSFVQNNNVNVEISKRYEKEGLKAFKNLNLDGAIFNAKNAVDIYPDNDSARFLLAKIYKLLKLDVMAYEELYYLTNQRNILDSKILDFYDMVAFDVRSSLFFRYGYRSIGDLNKLYEDRTVYRVGVFTQNENKVFGANDLILRYAERIIERNLSIEVVNYSFDYNKNKDYLISSFSEGFSYARNNDLDLFLIFDLDVDVFKNSASLKIDVYSGKTGVKVSTFNYNSGGVLYLSEVLNSFSRDFNNYLPKKGKILQIKKDDVLINVGSMNDVKKDDVFLVLKEGALKYNNDSSSFISYNKSDILGEILVEEVGDYISRGVLKSSTLLRDYIQEGYTIFIKNSLTLAIN, encoded by the coding sequence GTGAATTTGAAGCGATTTTTAGGCATTTTTTTAATTTTTAATTTAAGTTTTGGAAATTTAATAGGATCTGTAACAGCAATTGAGTATTATCAAAGTGCGCAAGAATATTATCTTGTACAAAAATATTATGATGCTATTGATGAACTTCTTGAGGCTGTTAAGATAAATCCTAATTATTATGAGGCATATAAGTTTATTGCGGAAATTTATTATCTGTTAAAAATATATAGTCAAGCTCAATTTTTTATAGAAAAAGCTTATAAAATGTCAAATGGTGATATTGAGTATAAAATCCTTTATGCGAATATATTGCTTAAAAACAATAGAGCGACACAAGCTAAAAAATTTTATTCGGAAGTTCTCTCTAAACAGAAAAATAATATTGATGCTTTAGTAGGTCTTGCTTCAATCTTTGAGGAAGAGGGTTTGCTTATTGCAGCTGCTAATTATTATCTCTCAATTCTTGAGTATAGTCAGACAAATTATAATGCCTTTGAACGTCTTATGAATATTTATGAAAAATTGGATATGAATGATAAAGCACAGCATTTGATTAACAAGGTTAGGGGTAATTTTACTTCGTTTCCAGATTTTCATAAAAGAGTATCAGAATTTTTTATTAGTACTAAGAACTTAGGAGTTGCAGAGAAATATGCTCAAAATTATTTAATGTTGGTAGGTACTACTTATAAAGATTTTGGATTTGTTGATGCTTACCGCTTGCTTGCGCTTGTTTATTTGTATCAGTCTAAATATGAAGATGCAGTTGATGCTCTTCAAAGGGCAATACTTGTTGATAAGAATGCTGATGAGCTTTATTACTTGCTTGGTTATTCTTATTTAAAACTTGGAGAGGTTAATAAAGCTATTTTAAACTTAGAAAAAGCTAAAGGCATGAAAAAGGACTTGGAGTTTTATGCTATTGCTTTAGAGGAGAGTTTCTTTGTATCTAATTTTAGAAGTTTTGTTCAAAATAATAATGTTAATGTGGAAATTTCTAAGAGGTATGAAAAAGAGGGGCTTAAAGCTTTTAAAAATTTGAATTTAGACGGAGCAATATTTAATGCAAAAAATGCTGTTGATATTTATCCTGATAATGATAGTGCTAGATTTTTACTTGCAAAGATTTATAAGCTTCTAAAATTGGATGTAATGGCTTATGAAGAACTTTATTATTTAACAAATCAGAGAAATATTTTGGATTCTAAGATTTTGGATTTTTATGATATGGTTGCATTTGATGTTAGAAGTTCTTTATTTTTTAGATATGGGTATAGGAGTATTGGTGATTTAAATAAGCTTTATGAAGATCGAACGGTATATAGGGTAGGTGTTTTCACTCAAAATGAGAATAAAGTTTTTGGAGCAAATGATTTAATTTTAAGATATGCTGAGAGAATAATTGAGCGCAATCTAAGCATAGAAGTAGTAAATTATAGCTTTGATTATAATAAAAATAAAGATTATTTGATAAGTAGCTTTTCTGAAGGATTTTCTTATGCAAGAAACAATGATCTTGATTTGTTTTTGATTTTTGATCTTGATGTAGATGTTTTTAAAAATTCGGCTAGCTTAAAGATTGATGTTTATTCAGGGAAGACAGGCGTTAAGGTTAGTACTTTTAACTATAACTCGGGAGGAGTTCTTTATTTGAGTGAAGTTTTAAATTCTTTCTCTAGGGATTTTAATAATTATTTGCCCAAAAAGGGAAAAATACTTCAAATTAAAAAAGATGATGTTCTTATTAATGTAGGAAGCATGAATGATGTAAAAAAAGATGATGTATTTTTAGTTCTTAAAGAGGGAGCTTTAAAATATAATAACGATAGCTCTAGTTTTATTAGTTATAATAAGTCAGATATTCTTGGTGAAATTTTGGTTGAAGAAGTAGGTGACTATATTTCTAGGGGGGTTTTAAAATCTTCTACTCTTTTAAGAGATTATATACAGGAAGGATATACGATTTTTATAAAAAATAGTTTGACACTTGCTATTAATTAA
- a CDS encoding PASTA domain-containing protein yields MLNDNRKQNNFFLDSKKINRHHSSYKEDENFDDEVPILPSHIVKGLMITIFGSLIISCAIFFIFLKSNDIVIVPNLSGLYLEDAITELQYKELVPYIELKFSSTSLDKGKVIEQRPKAGTALRLENRVTIFISKGAVVNKVDSFIGKNIDDVLVNLKANSINNNRVFYHALKPIEVESELSKGTIIRQEPSPGTKITGLVDLQFLVSRGQTKNLVKHVKNYIGLYYKDAIISLLNDEIPFDINLVKGNNYGSVILQSLPANTEIENLSKLIITINEPKIDNLSVFGILTYKLDMYPSNVDIMIRVKDSSGNSSLLYSFKSRGGLIKLPYEALKGSIVELYIYDKLINQTVVN; encoded by the coding sequence ATATTGAATGATAATAGGAAGCAGAATAATTTCTTTTTAGACAGTAAAAAGATAAATAGACATCATAGTTCGTATAAAGAAGATGAAAATTTTGATGACGAAGTACCCATTTTGCCTAGTCATATAGTCAAAGGTTTAATGATTACTATTTTTGGATCTCTAATTATTTCGTGTGCAATATTTTTTATCTTTTTGAAGAGTAATGATATTGTTATTGTTCCAAATCTCAGTGGGCTTTATCTTGAAGATGCGATTACCGAACTTCAATATAAAGAGCTTGTTCCTTATATTGAGCTTAAATTTTCGTCAACCTCTCTTGATAAAGGAAAGGTAATAGAGCAGAGACCTAAGGCTGGTACTGCTTTAAGACTTGAAAATAGAGTTACGATATTTATTAGTAAAGGAGCAGTGGTTAATAAGGTTGATAGTTTTATTGGGAAGAATATTGATGATGTGCTTGTTAATTTGAAAGCTAATTCAATAAATAATAATAGAGTTTTTTATCATGCGCTAAAACCTATTGAAGTTGAGAGCGAGCTTTCAAAAGGAACGATAATAAGGCAAGAACCATCTCCAGGTACTAAAATTACAGGTTTAGTTGACCTTCAGTTTTTAGTAAGTAGGGGTCAGACAAAAAATTTGGTTAAACATGTTAAAAATTATATTGGGCTTTATTATAAAGATGCGATTATCTCTCTTTTAAATGATGAAATTCCTTTTGATATAAATTTGGTGAAGGGAAATAATTATGGAAGTGTTATTCTTCAATCTTTGCCAGCAAATACTGAGATTGAGAATTTAAGTAAATTGATAATTACTATTAATGAACCCAAAATAGATAATTTGAGTGTTTTTGGTATTTTGACTTATAAGCTAGATATGTATCCCTCTAATGTAGATATAATGATTAGAGTAAAAGATTCTAGTGGGAATAGTTCTTTGCTTTATTCTTTTAAATCTAGGGGAGGTCTTATTAAATTGCCTTATGAAGCATTAAAAGGCTCTATAGTTGAACTTTATATTTATGATAAGCTTATAAACCAAACAGTAGTAAATTAA
- a CDS encoding 16S rRNA (uracil(1498)-N(3))-methyltransferase has translation MNLILISLQEFKNGIIMSDFRAKHITEILKLENNEKFKFGIIEEEWIYSCTYKKDIKLFFKENHKIAKSNKLKKIKVILGLVRPITAKRIIKDLASIGVSEIIFFNASLSEKTYSCSKLFQEKEYEKYLIEGAMQGGITYIPKVKILNNLTDTLRNAEYENFKRTKILLEKESDNNLIDVNIKTDNAIIMIGPERGFTEKEIKSIKDNDFLPYSISSNILRTETATIVSSSIIASKMTNK, from the coding sequence ATGAACTTAATACTAATAAGCTTACAAGAATTCAAAAATGGAATTATTATGAGTGATTTTAGAGCAAAACATATTACTGAAATACTCAAGCTTGAAAACAACGAAAAATTTAAATTTGGAATCATTGAAGAAGAATGGATTTATTCTTGTACATACAAAAAAGATATAAAACTTTTTTTTAAAGAAAATCATAAAATAGCAAAGTCAAATAAGCTAAAAAAGATAAAAGTAATACTTGGTTTAGTGCGTCCAATAACAGCAAAAAGAATAATTAAAGACCTTGCTAGCATTGGAGTTTCTGAAATTATTTTCTTCAACGCCTCGCTTAGTGAAAAAACTTACTCATGCTCTAAACTATTTCAAGAAAAAGAATATGAGAAATATCTAATAGAAGGTGCCATGCAAGGTGGTATTACCTATATACCAAAAGTAAAAATTCTCAATAATCTAACAGATACTCTAAGAAATGCAGAATATGAAAACTTTAAGCGCACAAAAATACTACTTGAAAAAGAAAGCGATAATAATTTGATTGATGTCAACATAAAAACAGATAATGCTATTATTATGATTGGACCAGAAAGAGGATTTACAGAAAAAGAGATAAAGTCAATAAAAGACAATGATTTTCTACCTTATTCCATATCTTCAAACATATTAAGAACAGAAACAGCTACAATCGTATCTTCCAGCATTATTGCATCAAAAATGACTAATAAGTAA
- the ybeY gene encoding rRNA maturation RNase YbeY, translating to MIEEDLSLWAEDVEFEHLDAYYNFVLSVLGYLCVKKYELSIVLCSNSYIQKLNSEFRQRAEPTDILSFNYLEESGQLNRGIRGDLVISLEYLKFSALEFNVAIYEELQRVTIHGILHLIGYTHKTNDFQKEAMLIIQEQVLRETRRVF from the coding sequence TTGATAGAAGAAGATTTAAGCTTATGGGCAGAAGATGTTGAGTTTGAGCATTTGGATGCTTATTATAATTTTGTTTTATCTGTTTTGGGTTATCTTTGCGTTAAAAAATATGAGCTTTCTATTGTTCTTTGTAGTAATTCTTATATCCAAAAGTTGAATAGTGAGTTTAGACAAAGAGCTGAGCCCACTGATATTCTTTCTTTTAATTATCTTGAAGAGAGTGGTCAGTTGAATCGTGGAATACGGGGTGATCTTGTAATATCTCTTGAATACTTAAAGTTTAGTGCTTTGGAATTTAATGTTGCAATATATGAAGAGCTTCAAAGAGTTACTATACACGGAATACTACATTTAATAGGATATACTCATAAAACAAATGATTTTCAAAAAGAGGCGATGCTAATTATTCAAGAACAGGTCTTAAGAGAAACCCGAAGGGTATTTTGA
- the gap gene encoding type I glyceraldehyde-3-phosphate dehydrogenase: MKLAINGFGRIGRNVFKIAFERGIEVVAINDLTDPKTLAHLLKYDSTFGVYNRKVEAREKAIVVDGKEIKIIAEKDPKNLPWGKLGVDVVIESTGVFSSATSDRGGYLDHVEHAGAKKVILTVPAKDEIKTIVLGVNDREITSDLKAVSNASCTTNCLAPLAKVLHEAFGIEQGLMTTVHAYTNDQKILDLPHSDLRRARAGALSIIPTSTGAAKAVGLVLPELKGKLNGTSMRVPVPTGSIVDLTVQLKKKDVTKEEINSTLKKASETKELSGILGYTEDPIVSSDIKGNSHSSIVDGLETMVLLNGFVKVLSWYDNEFGYSTRVVDLAQKLVK, encoded by the coding sequence ATGAAGTTAGCTATTAATGGCTTTGGACGTATAGGTAGAAATGTTTTTAAAATTGCTTTTGAAAGGGGGATTGAAGTTGTTGCGATAAATGACTTGACAGATCCTAAGACACTTGCTCACCTTTTAAAGTATGATTCAACTTTTGGGGTATACAATAGGAAGGTTGAAGCAAGAGAGAAGGCTATTGTAGTGGATGGTAAGGAAATAAAGATTATTGCTGAGAAAGATCCGAAGAACCTTCCTTGGGGGAAACTTGGAGTTGATGTTGTAATTGAATCAACAGGGGTTTTCTCATCAGCGACAAGTGATAGGGGTGGATATCTTGACCATGTTGAGCATGCTGGGGCTAAAAAGGTAATTTTGACCGTTCCTGCTAAGGATGAGATTAAGACTATCGTGCTTGGTGTAAATGATCGTGAGATTACTTCTGATTTGAAAGCTGTTTCAAATGCTTCATGTACAACAAATTGTCTTGCGCCTCTTGCAAAAGTACTTCATGAAGCTTTTGGGATTGAACAAGGACTTATGACTACTGTTCACGCTTATACAAATGACCAAAAAATTCTTGACCTTCCACATTCTGACCTTAGAAGAGCAAGAGCAGGAGCGTTGTCAATTATTCCTACTTCAACAGGTGCTGCTAAAGCTGTTGGTCTTGTTTTGCCTGAGCTTAAGGGTAAACTTAATGGTACTTCAATGAGAGTTCCTGTTCCAACAGGTTCAATTGTTGACCTTACAGTGCAACTTAAGAAAAAGGATGTTACAAAAGAGGAAATAAATTCCACTCTTAAGAAAGCGTCTGAAACTAAGGAACTTAGTGGTATTTTAGGGTATACGGAAGATCCTATAGTGTCTTCAGATATTAAGGGAAACTCTCATTCTTCAATAGTTGATGGTCTTGAAACAATGGTATTATTGAATGGTTTTGTTAAAGTGCTTTCATGGTATGATAATGAGTTCGGATATTCTACACGAGTAGTTGACCTTGCACAAAAATTAGTTAAATAA
- a CDS encoding hemolysin family protein: MLNFFNLIKNKKRRGADEDNESKSKFETSLINNFNSLKGTIVKEIMIPRISVIFVDYFGSKDELLKVVTSSNHSRFPVYKQTIDDIIGIIHTKDILFHMYKKDFYEIDLKDIMRNVMFVPESKKIDSLLKEFQESHIHIAIVVDEYGGVSGLVTLEDILEEIVGDIQDEFDNELDEIVPLDDGSYLCTARVLIEDLNEKLGLSLPDGDFDTLGGFVYDLFGRIPLKNEKIEYNNLTFTIKNMQQRNIKVIKISRKEVL, encoded by the coding sequence ATGTTAAATTTTTTTAATTTAATTAAAAATAAAAAAAGAAGAGGTGCTGATGAGGATAATGAGAGTAAATCGAAATTTGAAACTTCTTTAATAAATAATTTTAATTCTCTTAAAGGAACTATTGTTAAGGAAATTATGATTCCAAGAATAAGTGTGATCTTTGTTGATTATTTTGGAAGTAAAGATGAACTTTTAAAGGTTGTAACATCTAGTAATCATTCAAGATTTCCTGTTTATAAGCAAACAATTGATGATATTATTGGGATAATTCATACTAAGGATATTCTTTTTCATATGTATAAAAAGGATTTTTATGAAATAGATTTAAAAGATATTATGCGTAATGTAATGTTTGTTCCCGAGAGTAAGAAAATTGATTCTCTTTTAAAAGAATTTCAAGAGAGTCATATTCATATTGCTATTGTGGTCGATGAGTATGGGGGAGTTTCAGGCCTTGTTACCCTTGAAGATATTCTTGAGGAGATTGTTGGAGATATTCAAGATGAATTTGATAATGAACTTGACGAAATAGTTCCTCTTGATGATGGTAGTTATCTTTGCACTGCTAGAGTTTTGATAGAAGATTTAAATGAGAAACTTGGATTGAGTCTTCCAGATGGGGATTTCGACACTCTTGGTGGGTTTGTTTATGATTTATTTGGAAGAATTCCTTTAAAAAACGAAAAAATAGAATATAATAACTTGACATTTACTATTAAAAATATGCAACAGAGAAACATTAAGGTAATAAAGATTTCCCGGAAGGAAGTGTTGTGA
- the trxA gene encoding thioredoxin, whose translation MAISLTKQEFIDKVFDYENNKEWAFKGKKPAIIDFYADWCGPCKMLSPIYDELSREYGDRIDFYKVDTDKEQEISMSLGVQSLPTIIFVPVGDKPKVSVGYLQKDDFEDTIKDFFKV comes from the coding sequence ATGGCAATTAGTTTAACTAAGCAGGAGTTTATTGATAAAGTTTTTGATTATGAGAATAATAAAGAATGGGCTTTTAAGGGCAAAAAACCTGCAATAATTGATTTTTATGCTGATTGGTGTGGTCCTTGTAAAATGCTTTCCCCAATTTATGATGAACTTTCAAGAGAATATGGAGATAGAATTGATTTTTATAAAGTAGATACTGATAAGGAACAAGAAATTTCTATGTCACTTGGTGTTCAGAGTCTTCCTACTATTATATTTGTTCCTGTTGGAGATAAACCAAAAGTTTCTGTTGGGTATCTTCAAAAAGATGATTTTGAAGATACGATTAAAGACTTTTTTAAAGTTTAA
- the def gene encoding peptide deformylase, translated as MKMVLYPDDLLRVQTKSVLNIDDDIRNTAFKMIELMDASSGVGLAAPQVGLDLSIFVVREDKLTKPLIFINPLITETSFELSVYKEGCLSIPGIFYDLVRPKAVAIEAYDEDGNFFKIENSEFLARIVQHEMDHLKGVLFIDYYEDKLRNRLLRSYMKKRRLVER; from the coding sequence ATGAAGATGGTTTTATATCCTGATGATTTGCTTAGGGTGCAGACTAAGTCAGTCTTAAATATTGATGATGACATTAGAAATACGGCTTTTAAAATGATAGAGTTAATGGATGCTAGTAGTGGTGTTGGATTAGCAGCACCTCAGGTAGGTCTTGATTTATCTATTTTTGTTGTAAGAGAGGATAAATTAACAAAACCTTTAATTTTTATTAATCCTTTAATAACAGAAACTTCTTTTGAACTCTCTGTTTATAAAGAGGGTTGTTTGAGTATTCCTGGAATTTTTTATGATCTCGTAAGGCCAAAAGCTGTTGCAATAGAGGCTTATGATGAGGATGGTAATTTTTTTAAAATCGAAAATTCGGAATTTCTGGCTAGAATTGTTCAGCATGAGATGGATCATTTAAAAGGAGTGCTTTTTATTGATTATTATGAGGATAAACTTAGAAATAGATTGTTGAGATCTTATATGAAAAAAAGGAGACTTGTTGAGAGGTGA
- the fmt gene encoding methionyl-tRNA formyltransferase, with the protein MRVFFASSSSIALEVFKEIAGQHSIVGVLTAPNKPSGRGLNLKANKIKIEAVNRGIPVLDPLVLNLSTIEAIKELKPDLMLVFSYGKIFKQEFLDIFPMGSINVHPSLLPKYRGPSPIQTAILNGESISGITVQKMALEMDSGNILAQRQFEIKSFNTSADIFEYVSLNSVELVLEALSKIEKGSVGVPQDSNQATYCSFLSKQYGIIDFSLSAFEIKNRINACNPWPLVRAKLGEDEVIFHRANFIENNDYCDKAIGEIVSFCPNKGLFVKTGDGILLLLELQRAGRKVLDYKSFYNGNRDLIGKIFLKV; encoded by the coding sequence GTGAGAGTTTTTTTTGCAAGCTCTAGTAGTATTGCTTTAGAGGTTTTTAAAGAGATTGCTGGTCAACATAGTATAGTTGGTGTTTTAACGGCACCTAATAAGCCAAGTGGACGGGGTTTAAATTTAAAAGCAAACAAGATTAAGATTGAGGCCGTGAATAGAGGTATTCCAGTTTTAGATCCTTTGGTACTTAATTTATCTACGATAGAAGCAATTAAAGAATTGAAACCTGATCTTATGTTGGTTTTCTCTTATGGAAAGATATTTAAGCAAGAATTTTTAGATATTTTTCCAATGGGAAGCATTAATGTACATCCTTCTCTTTTACCAAAGTATAGAGGGCCTTCTCCCATTCAAACAGCTATTTTAAATGGGGAAAGTATTAGTGGAATTACAGTACAAAAAATGGCTTTAGAGATGGATAGTGGCAATATTTTAGCACAGAGGCAGTTTGAAATAAAGAGCTTTAATACAAGTGCTGATATTTTTGAATATGTTTCTTTAAATAGTGTTGAACTTGTTCTGGAAGCTTTAAGTAAAATAGAGAAAGGAAGTGTTGGAGTTCCTCAAGACTCAAATCAGGCAACGTATTGTTCTTTTTTGAGTAAGCAATATGGGATTATTGATTTTAGTTTGAGTGCTTTTGAAATTAAGAACAGAATTAATGCTTGCAACCCTTGGCCACTTGTAAGGGCTAAATTAGGAGAGGATGAAGTTATTTTTCATAGAGCAAACTTTATAGAGAATAATGATTATTGTGATAAAGCAATAGGGGAGATTGTTTCATTTTGTCCCAATAAAGGTCTTTTTGTAAAGACAGGAGATGGAATTCTTTTGCTCTTAGAACTTCAAAGAGCTGGTAGAAAGGTTTTGGATTATAAGTCTTTTTATAATGGAAATAGAGATTTGATAGGAAAAATTTTTCTTAAAGTTTGA
- a CDS encoding DNA methyltransferase: MQNTLYYGDNLDILREFHKKYPKGFIDLIYIDPPFNSNRNYNMLFEDMIKDKENGEKNRVLKEAFIDTWSNVKLSSEIEQLKGLDNLNLYEFLTTNRKIFTNSQSSYLTMMAHRIYYMHKVLKDTGSFYLHCDPTMSHYLKIICDIIFGLKNFRNEIIWHYRRWTGKANKFQSLHDIIFFYTKSRSYTFNLLYTDYTEASKKRKMQGILHRVKKGEKYFVSNKTLNKEGVREGDVWKISYISSQAKERLGYPTQKPEALLERIIKASSNEGDLVADFFCGCGTTVTVAEKLKRRWIGIDINHLAIGLIEEKRLAPLSASYSVIGFPIDIAGAEKLALKDKHAFERWLIEYIFKAHQTKQTGDGGIDGHIAYNFNDKKLLAVIEVKGGGVTITQVRAFKDSIVRHNADFGIFIAFKDKITRGMFIEADSLGMIENVNQDNIGQVGIFSIKRMYIISVEDILDKKLPVELQYLSKNVTY, translated from the coding sequence ATGCAGAATACTTTATATTATGGTGATAATTTAGATATTTTAAGGGAGTTTCATAAGAAATACCCGAAGGGATTTATTGATCTTATTTATATTGATCCTCCTTTTAATTCAAATAGAAATTACAATATGCTTTTTGAAGATATGATTAAGGATAAAGAGAATGGAGAAAAAAATAGAGTTTTAAAAGAAGCTTTTATTGATACTTGGAGCAATGTAAAGCTTTCAAGTGAAATTGAGCAGCTTAAAGGTCTTGATAACTTGAATCTTTACGAGTTTTTGACTACTAATCGTAAAATTTTTACAAATTCTCAGAGTTCTTATCTTACAATGATGGCGCATCGTATTTATTATATGCATAAGGTTTTAAAAGATACGGGAAGTTTTTATTTACATTGTGATCCTACAATGTCTCATTATTTAAAAATTATTTGTGACATTATTTTTGGGTTAAAGAATTTTAGGAATGAAATTATTTGGCATTATAGAAGGTGGACAGGAAAGGCAAATAAATTTCAGAGTTTGCATGATATTATTTTTTTTTATACAAAATCTAGGAGTTATACTTTTAATTTGCTTTACACTGATTATACTGAAGCTTCTAAAAAGAGGAAGATGCAAGGTATTTTACATAGGGTTAAAAAAGGTGAAAAGTATTTTGTTAGTAATAAAACTTTGAATAAGGAGGGTGTTAGAGAAGGTGATGTTTGGAAAATTTCTTATATTAGCTCTCAGGCTAAAGAGAGACTTGGGTATCCAACACAAAAACCTGAGGCTTTACTTGAGCGTATTATTAAGGCCAGTTCTAATGAGGGGGATCTTGTTGCTGATTTTTTTTGTGGCTGTGGAACCACTGTTACTGTTGCTGAAAAGCTTAAAAGAAGATGGATTGGAATTGATATTAACCATCTTGCAATTGGACTTATTGAAGAGAAACGGCTTGCACCATTATCAGCTTCCTATAGTGTGATAGGATTTCCTATTGACATTGCAGGAGCTGAGAAACTTGCATTGAAAGATAAACATGCTTTTGAACGATGGTTAATAGAGTATATATTTAAAGCTCATCAAACGAAACAAACAGGAGATGGTGGTATTGATGGACATATTGCGTATAATTTTAATGATAAAAAACTCCTTGCGGTTATTGAAGTTAAAGGAGGTGGTGTCACTATTACTCAAGTTAGAGCATTTAAAGATTCAATTGTAAGACATAATGCTGACTTTGGTATTTTTATTGCTTTTAAAGACAAAATTACAAGAGGAATGTTCATTGAGGCAGATTCATTAGGTATGATTGAAAATGTAAATCAAGATAATATAGGGCAAGTTGGAATATTTTCCATTAAAAGGATGTATATAATATCAGTTGAAGATATTTTAGATAAAAAACTTCCGGTTGAGTTACAATATCTTTCAAAAAATGTTACTTATTAG